The Muntiacus reevesi chromosome 7, mMunRee1.1, whole genome shotgun sequence genome includes a region encoding these proteins:
- the LOC136171497 gene encoding peroxisomal succinyl-coenzyme A thioesterase-like produces the protein MTVTVTLEPAGRCRWDEPVRIAVRGLAPGQPVTLRASLRDERGALFRAHARYCADAAGLLDLERAPALGGSFAGLEPMGLFWALEPEKPFWRFLKRDVQTPFAVELEVFDGHEPETQRLLGRAVHERDFLAPGVRREPVRAGRVRATLFLPPGSGPFPGIIDIFGIGGGLLEYRASLLAGHGFATLALAYYDFDDLPKKFDVIHLEYFEEALCYMLQHTQIKGPRIGLLGISLGADICLSMASFLKNISATVSINGSGFSGHRVIHYKDSNIPPLGHDLRRVKVAFSGLLDIVDIRNDIVRGCENPCMIPIEKAQGPILFIVGQDDHNWRSEFYAQIASERLQAHGKEKPQIISYPGAGHYIEPPYFPMCPASLHKLLDKPVMWGGEPRAHSKAQVDAWKQILTFFTRHLGPSPKL, from the exons ATGACAGTGACCGTGACGCTGGAGCCGGCGGGCCGCTGCCGCTGGGACGAGCCCGTGCGCATCGCTGTCCGCGGCCTGGCGCCGGGGCAGCCGGTGACGCTGCGCGCGTCTCTGCGCGACGAGAGGGGCGCGCTCTTCAGGGCCCACGCGCGCTACTGCGCCGACGCCGCCGGCCTGCTGGACCTGGAGCGCGCGCCCGCGCTGGGCGGCAGCTTCGCGGGGCTCGAGCCCATGGGGCTCTTCTGGGCTCTGGAGCCCGAGAAGCCTTTTTGGCGATTTCTGAAGCGGGATGTGCAGACGCCCTTCGCCGTGGAGCTGGAGGTGTTCGACGGTCACGAGCCCGAGACCCAGCGACTTCTGGGCCGGGCGGTGCACGAGCGCGACTTCCTGGCGCCCGGGGTGCGGCGCGAGCCGGTGCGCGCGGGCCGGGTGCGCGCCACGCTCTTCCTGCCGCCAG GATCTGGACCTTTCCCAGGGATCATTGACATCTTCGGTATTGGAGGAGGCCTTTTGGAATATCGGGCCAGTCTTTTGGCTGGCCATGGCTTTGCCACATTGGCTCTAGCTTATTATGACTTTGATGATCTTCCCAAGAAATTTGACGTGATACACCTGGAATATTTTGAAGAAGCCTTATGCTACATGCTCCAGCACACCCAG ATAAAGGGCCCACGCATTGGGCTTCTGGGCATTTCTTTAGGGGCTGATATTTGTCTCTCCATGGCCTCATTTTTGAAGAACATCTCAGCCACGGTTTCCATCAATGGATCTGGGTTCAGTGGACACAGAGTCATACACTACAAGGACAGCAACATTCCACCGTTGGGCCATGACCTGAGGCGAGTGAAGGTAGCTTTCTCAGGCCTCCTAGACATTGTGGATATAAGGAATGATATTGTAAGGGGGTGCGAGAACCCCTGCATGATTCCAATAGAGAAGGCTCAGGGGCCCATCCTCTTCATTGTTGGTCAGGATGACCATAACTGGAGGAGTGAGTTTTATGCCCAGATAGCCTCGGAACGGTTACAGGCCCATGGAAAGGAAAAACCCCAGATCATCTCTTATCCTGGGGCTGGGCACTACATTGAGCCTCCTTATTTCCCCATGTGCCCAGCTTCTTTGCACAAATTATTGGACAAACCTGTAATGTGGGGTGGGGAGCCCAGGGCCCATTCTAAGGCCCAGGTAGATGCTTGGAAGCAAATTCTAACCTTCTTCACCAGACACCTTGGACCTTCCCCCAAATTGTAA